GCTTACACATGAAGGTCCTACAGCTCAATATTCTTAAATGACTGAAAATAGTAATGGGGAGGGGAGCACAGAGTATATAGACGGTGGGGCTGATCCAGGAGTAGAAATTACTTTTCCACTGTCGTGGTTCCTGATGAATTAACTTTGTAATAGTTCCTGACCTTTTTGTGTTTAGCCTGGCTCCTGGGACCTAAGAGAAAGTGGCATCTAGGCTCCCTGCCttctgttgttttttctttttccctttccccaggGATCCAACCCTACAGCCTTACGCCCAGCGTCTGGCCCCTTACTACCCGTGTCTAGCCCCAAGACGTCTCCACTGATGGGAACTGAGCCCAAGCCTTCCAAGGATGCTGACCTCCAGGTTCCAAGCTGTGGTTATGCCTTTTATTCTGGATTCCAGGCACTGGAGTGATGTTGGATTCTTAGCTTTTTAAGTCCAGGCTCTGTGTAGCTTATGGTTCTCAGGTATGCTTTCTTCCAAGCTCCCaattaggctttttaaaaaaatatatatgcatttctGAATGTCTGGGCTTTTTCAGATAGAGATGGGGAGCTTATGCTCTCTGGCTTCTGACCAGGCTCCTTAGGATTCAGAACTGGTTCCCAGGCAGGAAAGAAAAGGTAAGTGCCAGCGCGGGTGCTGGTGCTGCCTCAGGGCAAGCCAGGCCTGCTGATTTCCTACCAGGTAAGCCTCAGGGCTAGGTCCTCCTCCCCATAGTGTGCTTAGCAGCTGAGCTGTCTGGGCTCGGGGTGCTCCAGGCTGAAGAGGAGGCTCCAAGCTCTCCAGGCTGTTGAGGCTGCTGCTGGGCAGGTCCGTGTTCAGGATGTCATTACATGCACCTGGTAAGGCAAGAGTGGAAGGCAGGTGGCTGGCAGGGAGACACTGAAGCCAGATCAATAATAAGGATGGGGATGTGGCACAGAAAGGGGTGAAGAGAGCCTGGAGTTGGGGAAGGAGAGTGACTCACAGCAACAGGAAGGCCTCCTGTGGACTTGAGTCTTGGGCAAGGGCTGCTGCAATAGACACAGCAGTGCCCCGTCCAGCTGCTGGAAGATGCTGAGCATGAGCAGAGTCTGGCGAAGTTCTGGGGACAGGCCCCACTGCTCCTCCTCCAGCAACTCCCGGACCACTGCAAAGTCTTGTCTGAGCTGCAGCGCCCCCTGCAGGCTGAAGGCCAAGGTACAACGTGGCCACCtggccctcctgcctctcccaaaCTGCTCTATCCCCCTCCCTTTTCCCAGTTCCATTCatcccccagcctctgcctccttttCTCCCCACCTGAACCGGATCCCATGGGTGAGGATGTGGTTGAGCCAGGCACCCAGGATGGCAGTCAGCGCCTggctgagggcaggggcctgggctTGGGGTGGCAGTCCTTGCAATCCTTGCAACACAGGCTCCAGTATCCTGCGGACCACCAACCCAGCATACTCACTAGGAATGCTGGGAAGTTCTGGagtgagagaagagaaaggacaggATATGAAGCTAGGGAGATCCATCAAAGGCCCTAATGGAGCCTTTGGGGTAAGAAGGTAGtatttggtggggggtgggggtgggggttgcagAGCACACAGAAGGTGAGGACAAGGATGGACACAGAGGGCTGGAACTAGGATTTGGAAGGGTTAGGACACAGTTACCCTCCAGGAACCTGGAAGGGGATGCTGGGATGAGGAGTTACCAGGACAGAGACGATGCCGCCAGTACCGACCCCGTGGCATATAGAGTTCGAAGTCCTGTGTGGCTTGTTTATGACATTCTTGAAAAAAGAGACCTAGTGACTCTTCTGGTAGGAGCTGTGGGGATAAGGAGAAAGTAAAAGGGACTTATCTGTGAGGGACTTGTCAAGTAATCTGCTCTTGTAGATCTGAGGTGTTTACCCTGGCATCCATACAGCCCCAGAAACAGAATTGTATGCATAATTGTATGGCTTGGGCATTTTCTGAGGAGAGATGCTATAGCTTTTATTGGGTTTTCCAAAAGATCTGGACCCAGAGAAGATTATGGACAATTGCCATAGGATTACCCAGCTCTCCTCAGCCTGGTTCAGAGGATGGAAATCCTCCAGGTTAATTTTATTCTACAGTAAtgttaacaggaaaaaaagagggcAACATGCTCACCACCACCAGGGTTCAAAAGTGAATGCTAGAGAGGGAGGTCTACATGATGGGCAGATAGGCAGAggctgaagaaagaaaagggaattgtacCATCTTCTGCCTGTTGTCTATAAGGGAACTGTGTGTACACCGGGAGCAGTGACTCTAACTTTCTGAGACTCAGGAACCTTTGGAATGTCCTCACACTGAATAGTCCTTATAGCCGCTTGCATTTCTCCAGAGCAAACTTAACCCGTAAAGCAAGAAAAGGCGCCTGTGCGGGTTTGGTTTCTTTGGTTTGATAGGTTTTgttttgggagggggaggagacagCAAAAAAGAGGGGTCTCTACAGCCTGTCTTGGAGAAGAACCTCAGGAAGTGGGGTGTGTAGTGGCAGGTCTAAAGAAAAAGTGACTGCATGCCAAGGAGCCTGAAGAGAGGAAGGGACCTTAGCTTGGGGGGACGGGGTGCATAGGCAGGGAGAGCCCACGTGGCTCCTGATATATATTCTGACCACAGCCTGTCTAAATCCAAACTCTTATCCCCAAAACTACAACCCCCTTCTTATTTGTGGCACAGAAATCACCCTTTTGTCAACTGACATTTGTTAGGAAATTCTGCACTCAACACTCTGAGGAAAGACAAGGTCACACTATGGGACCGTCTTTTTCTATACGACATGACAGTTCAGCTGAGGAGAAAACTCATGTCTGATTCTTCTTTTTCATCCCAGAGCTGTAGTCAGTGGAATACCCAGAGGAGACACCCAGCAATGCGGTCACCAGGCGGAGGGACAAGGCATGAAACTGCTTGGGATAGTGTTTGGTTCACACGGTGCGCACACCATCCCTGTCccttttgctctgttctcatCACAACTACCAAGAGCTGGACCCTTCTCGTATtacacctccccacctcccttttaTCCTGACCACCACCGCTGGATCAGACTCTGTCACTGTCTTCACTGTTCCCCTCCTGCTCTTACAATGGCTCCTATCACTTAAGAGATAAAGTCCAGAATCTGTGGGCTGGTGTTCAGTGCCCTCCACAGTTTGATGACAACCTACTTTTCCACAgtcctccacccctccccttcaCACAGGCATGCGAGGACGAGGGCATGctcatgtgtgtacacacacacatacacacaccccttcTGCTTCAGTCAGGCCATCTCCCCACTGCTCCTCCAAGGAACTGTAAACTGCCCACCTCCAATAACCCCTGCTACTCCTCTGAGGCTGCCCAGCTGCCAGCTTGAGCCATAGGCCCTGTAAGGAGCTTCTGTTTCCACGTGTCCACCGTGGCATTCCCTGCTAAGAGCTCCCACAACCATCACTGTCCACCCTATTCATGAAGAGCCTGCTCTGGGACATCACTGTCCACCCTATTCATGAAGAGCCTGGAAAGAGGCAGCAGTAAATTGAGGTGGAAATGCCCAACAAGCAGATGCAGATGGTGGGTTAGGGCTAAGCTGAGGGGAGGCAGGGTCCACAGCACCAAGGCACTGTGGAATGCAGAGAGAACAGAAGTAGAGGGACAAGGGCTGAACTCTGCAGCCATGCCGCCACTCAGGGCAATGAGGAGAAATCTATATTCAactactgatgtgcacttaggatgcttccatatcttggcaattataaataatattgctatTAATAGAAGGgcgtatgtatctttttgagtaaattcttattttgtggttggctttattcctttgataactgtgtaagtttaaaaagctaaagctctaaacgttcttagaaacaatgaacggTACATATACGTAAATTAAAAGTAtatatgcagtaaaaaaaaaaagtctatcaagccatgaaagacacagaagaaacttaaaagacatattactaaatggaagaagccagtctgaaaaggctacaaactgtacgattccaaccaaatgacattctggaaaaggcaaagctatagaaacaataaaaagatcgtggtttccaggagtttggggagagggagggaggggggaatgaacagatggagcacaagggatttttaaggcaatgaaattattctgtatgatactatagtggtggctacatgtcattatgcatttgtcaaaacccatggaatgtacagcatcaagagtgaaccctaatgtaaactatggactttggttgataataatgtgtccatgctAGTTCATTGATATGTACCAAAgacgccacactgatgagggatgctgagtgTAGGGGAGTATatacgtgtgggtggggagggctatgtgcgaaccctctgtattttctgctcagttctgctgaaacctgaaactgttctaaaagAATAAcgtctattaaaaattttttttttaaaaaggagaaacctGAGCAGTAAGCGGGAACAAAAAGCAGACATCACCCATGGTAGTAACAGATACTGTGTGAAGTGGGGacaaattaaaatagaagtaTGAAAGGTTTAATTcataaatttagaagaaaataagaaatgttagAAGAAAAAGCCAAAAGTGGATGGAAGTTACCACTGTGGAATCAGGGTCAGAGGTGGGAGCAGGGGCCAATGACAGTGCTACTTTCTCATTAAGAAGCCTTctaaaataatattctatttcagtttgaataaaaatacaagttatacttttaggaaatagaagaaacatTGTATCAAAAACTAATATGTAAAGGGAAGACAATCATTTACCTTGCTTGTTCTCAACAAAATATACCTCAAAGTAACCAAGTAATTTATGAGGGCAAGTTTCACTTTATAAGGAGAATCCAGCTGGtaaatgaagaaggaatgatagaattggttttttttttaattttatttatttggggggtaattagatctatttgtttttagaggaggtactggggattgaacccaggaccttgtgcatgctaagcatgcgctctaccacttgagctgtaccctcctcagGAATGATGGAATTGGAATGTCACCACTTTGCATCCCCCAGTGAAATAATGGATGTAGACAATGACCATCAATCATCAGTGGCTGTGAACAGCACACAGTAAGATTCTACGTGGGGGTTGGTGGTAGGAtgtagaaatgaaataaaactgacCATGAGCTGGTAAGTGTTAAAACCTCAGTGGTAGGACTATGGGGTCCATTATACTCTTAtctctacttttgtgtatgtttgaaattttccataataaaaagctaAATAAAGAACAAGAAGCAAAGAGcaagaaaagataaatttagCGGTGCTTCCAAGGCACTGAGATGTTCCACCATCACCACAACCACCCCACCAACCCCAAAGCTGGCGACTGTCCTGTCCCCTGCTCTCCTCACCTGGACCTGTGCAGTCAGCTTCCGGATCTCCAGGCCCAACTGCTGCTCCACCTCCAGGGCCAAGCTTTCCTCTGAAGCCAGGCTAGACAGAGCTTCTGCCTCACGCAATAGAGGCTTTAGCAGAAACAGGGAGTGAGATCAGAGCCCAGCCCAGAATTCTCCCCTCCCAATCCCCTTGCTACTCACAGGTAGGTCCTTCAGGGTCAGGAGCAGGAAGGAACCTGGGGCCCATGCTGCCAGGTGCTTCTGAGTTCTGCTCCAAAACCAGAGCAAGGTGGTCTGCAGGGTACAGAGCCCCAAGGCAAGAGGTGCAggacctggggaggggagggatggagtATCTGAAGGGCCACAGAACACCTTTGGGAGGAGGCAGGCTTCCGAACAGAATGGAGGAATAAAGTGGGTATCCCCAACTGTCCTTCTGTTccccccatccccagcaccttgtcTCACCTGGAGGCTGCCAGAGGAGCATCCCTGATCTGAGTTCTCGAAGGGCATctaagagaggagggaagagcttTTGCAGAAGTTCAGTGGTACTAGAGGATGAGGGAAGGCTGCTCTGATCTCTACCAGCAGATCCCAAGGCCTGACAGAAGCCTGAAGATGAGGGGGGCACGGTTTGATAAGGAAGAGGTGTACTGGGGGTTAGGTTGCTACCAATACCCCTTCCTTCTCACCTTGGTCCCAGCTCCAGAGAAGAGACTGATGAATTAGGTTGTGACACAAAGACGCCAGCTCCTTCTCACACTCCTGAGGCAGTGATGCTAGTGGGAGAAATAACCCTGGAGCCTGAAAACAAGGCCTTTCTTTTCCACAACCACTGCCCACTCAATGATGGGGGAAAGGGGAGGCTTCCAAGACCAGCATGGAAAGCAAGACTTTGCCTTGAAAGCCCAGAAACTATAGCTTGAACTGCacccgcaccccccacccccgctgatGGGGGCGGTTGTGGGGAGTTCATCCTGAAGGGCTTGCTTTTGTAGTCAGGCTGAGAGGTGAGTGAGCTAAATATAGGAAAGAGACCCCAGCATTCCCAAACGCCCACCCAGGCCTGTCACTCACCCTGACCCAGTGCATTTTTCAGCTGTTGTGCCGCTTCCCTGGGGTCCTTCCAGGGTCCTAGATTTAGGTCCAGACTTTGCGCACAGGCTGCCCACAGCAGGGTCCAGTACTGGCTCCACAGGGCTCCAGCCCCGCCAAGCCCTAGTCCAGGGCTGACTGGACACGCCACGCCCTCCATCAGGCCCAGTAGCCCTGGCAGCAGCTCGCGCTCCTCGTGGCACCGCCTGCGGAGCTGGTCCCGCAAGCCGGATACCCCGAGCGCCTCATTCAGCCAACCTGCTACCAGGCAACCCCGCTCCCCTGTCAGGAGGCGGAGCACACGGGCCGGGGGAAAAGGGCGCGCGGCCCCTGGGACGTGGCTCAAGGCTTTTCCCTGCAGCTGGTGGTAGGCGGGAAGCGCCAGCAGCAGGTCGGCGAGTTGGGACGACAGGCCCGGGCTCGCGGGCGCCCGGCCCAGAGCCCGAAGCTGCATCTCGATTGTAGCCTCCAGGCGTTGGGCTGCTAGTCCGATGGGGCGCGCCAGGAGGAGCGGCTCGAGGGTCTCCTCAAGGCCGCTTCGCAGGACTGCCCCTCTGGAAGGGTGCGGCAGCAGGTCGCGGCACAGCTGAGGCaaggggccggggctggggctggcgggTGGCACGCCGGGACTCAGGATCCTCAGGAGGCGCACGGCTGCCTGGAGGCGGCGGGCGCAGTCCCGGGCTTGGAGGAGCTGCTCTCGCTCCCGGTGCAGCCGCAGGAACACCGCCCGGAGACGCTGCAGCGCAGGCGGGATCGGGCCGCCAGCTGCCGGCTCCCGCCCCCAGGCCGCAGCGCCGGCCTCGCGGTGCTCTCCTGCGTCTGCCGGCGCCACCCAGCAtggctgccctcctggagctccgCCGGGCCGTGGGTCCAGGCAGGGGATGCTCCCGGCAGCCGGCAGCCCCGGCCTGCCACGAACGTCCCGGCGGAGAGCGCCCGCCCGCTCGCTCTGCCACTGCTCCTCCACAGTGCCCCCGGGCTGCGCCCGCAACGACGGCACGGTAGCGAGCGGAGACAGAAGACCACCGGAGCGAGACGCCTGGGCCATGGGACGGCCCGTGTGGAACGAACCTAACGATTCCCACCTCCCCGCGCCGCCCAGCGCCCGCGGCAGCCCGGGCTCCGCCCCATCCCCGGAGCGGTAGTCTCTGGCCCGGGAGCCGCCGGAACCGTCATGGACTCTCTCGCGCTCCGTAGTCGAGGCTTCTGCCCCTAACAAAGATGGCCGCCTACCCGGTCCTACTCCGCCCTTTGGCTAGTATCAAATACCAGACTATCTTTCACTTTCGGGTCACTGTAACGGGAGATGGCGCCGATTCCGATTAAGCTAGGTAAGCAAGTGAGACAAGAGAGGAGGgggtccaggagggcaggggcagccccGGCTGGTTCTGTTTTCCGTAGGATTTTGTGCTTCAGGAGGTAGACAGAGGGTTCCGGCCCATCTCTCCCGAGGACCCTGACGCGCCGCCGCCTTCCTTTACTATAGACTGTCCTCTGCGGTCTGGCTGCCCGCTGGGGGTCGCTGCTGTCCCTAGACTCTGCCAGGAATTCGGTCCTGAGGACTACGGCGATGAGGTAAAAAGGACCCCTAGCTCCCCTCTGCCCTGATTGTCACGGTCACGCCTCTCTTCAACCTTCTGTGCTGAGCCCCGCCCCGGGCTGGCATCGCGCGGGGCTCCCCGCAGGCTTTGCAGGGATAGGGCTTGGACCCTATCGTGTAGCAGCGTCGCGCAAGTGGAGGGCGACGTGGGGGTGAAGGGGACTGGGGACGACTCAGCCGTGACAACTTCTTGATGTGGGCTGGATCGGGCAGACGAGGATCTCTGAGTTGAGAACTGGGGAGTGGACAGGAGTTCCTTGGAGAAAAATATGACCAGAGGGAACAGTGTGAGCAAGACACTAAGGCAAGGAAAAGTTAAGAGAACAAGACTGAAGTGAGACCTTTCTTATGGGTTTGGTTGGAAACGTTTGAGATGAGGCGGGAAAGAAGGCAGCAGGTGGCTTGAAAGGCCTTGTCTGGCACATGGGTTTGGATGTCCTCAAGTAAGTAGGTGATAGGGTTATTGAGGGAGGGACAGGATCAGATTTGGGAGCATTAAGAAGCTATACTTCCTCATGTGCT
The sequence above is a segment of the Camelus bactrianus isolate YW-2024 breed Bactrian camel chromosome 15, ASM4877302v1, whole genome shotgun sequence genome. Coding sequences within it:
- the CCDC142 gene encoding coiled-coil domain-containing protein 142 isoform X5, which encodes MAQASRSGGLLSPLATVPSLRAQPGGTVEEQWQSERAGALRRDVRGRPGLPAAGSIPCLDPRPGGAPGGQPCWVAPADAGEHREAGAAAWGREPAAGGPIPPALQRLRAVFLRLHREREQLLQARDCARRLQAAVRLLRILSPGVPPASPSPGPLPQLCRDLLPHPSRGAVLRSGLEETLEPLLLARPIGLAAQRLEATIEMQLRALGRAPASPGLSSQLADLLLALPAYHQLQGKALSHVPGAARPFPPARVLRLLTGERGCLVAGWLNEALGVSGLRDQLRRRCHEERELLPGLLGLMEGVACPVSPGLGLGGAGALWSQYWTLLWAACAQSLDLNLGPWKDPREAAQQLKNALGQDALRELRSGMLLWQPPGPAPLALGLCTLQTTLLWFWSRTQKHLAAWAPGSFLLLTLKDLPPLLREAEALSSLASEESLALEVEQQLGLEIRKLTAQVQLLPEESLGLFFQECHKQATQDFELYMPRGRYWRHRLCPELPSIPSEYAGLVVRRILEPVLQGLQGLPPQAQAPALSQALTAILGAWLNHILTHGIRFSLQGALQLRQDFAVVRELLEEEQWGLSPELRQTLLMLSIFQQLDGALLCLLQQPLPKTQVHRRPSCCCACNDILNTDLPSSSLNSLESLEPPLQPGAPRAQTAQLLSTLWGGGPSPEAYLVGNQQAWLALRQHQHPRWHLPFLSCLGTSSES
- the CCDC142 gene encoding coiled-coil domain-containing protein 142 isoform X6, with translation MAQASRSGGLLSPLATVPSLRAQPGGTVEEQWQSERAGALRRDVRGRPGLPAAGSIPCLDPRPGGAPGGQPCWVAPADAGEHREAGAAAWGREPAAGGPIPPALQRLRAVFLRLHREREQLLQARDCARRLQAAVRLLRILSPGVPPASPSPGPLPQLCRDLLPHPSRGAVLRSGLEETLEPLLLARPIGLAAQRLEATIEMQLRALGRAPASPGLSSQLADLLLALPAYHQLQGKALSHVPGAARPFPPARVLRLLTGERGCLVAGWLNEALGVSGLRDQLRRRCHEERELLPGLLGLMEGVACPVSPGLGLGGAGALWSQYWTLLWAACAQSLDLNLGPWKDPREAAQQLKNALGQGPAPLALGLCTLQTTLLWFWSRTQKHLAAWAPGSFLLLTLKDLPPLLREAEALSSLASEESLALEVEQQLGLEIRKLTAQVQLLPEESLGLFFQECHKQATQDFELYMPRGRYWRHRLCPELPSIPSEYAGLVVRRILEPVLQGLQGLPPQAQAPALSQALTAILGAWLNHILTHGIRFSLQGALQLRQDFAVVRELLEEEQWGLSPELRQTLLMLSIFQQLDGALLCLLQQPLPKTQVHRRPSCCCACNDILNTDLPSSSLNSLESLEPPLQPGAPRAQTAQLLSTLWGGGPSPEAYLVGNQQAWLALRQHQHPRWHLPFLSCLGTSSES
- the CCDC142 gene encoding coiled-coil domain-containing protein 142 isoform X3, yielding MAQASRSGGLLSPLATVPSLRAQPGGTVEEQWQSERAGALRRDVRGRPGLPAAGSIPCLDPRPGGAPGGQPCWVAPADAGEHREAGAAAWGREPAAGGPIPPALQRLRAVFLRLHREREQLLQARDCARRLQAAVRLLRILSPGVPPASPSPGPLPQLCRDLLPHPSRGAVLRSGLEETLEPLLLARPIGLAAQRLEATIEMQLRALGRAPASPGLSSQLADLLLALPAYHQLQGKALSHVPGAARPFPPARVLRLLTGERGCLVAGWLNEALGVSGLRDQLRRRCHEERELLPGLLGLMEGVACPVSPGLGLGGAGALWSQYWTLLWAACAQSLDLNLGPWKDPREAAQQLKNALGQGFCQALGSAGRDQSSLPSSSSTTELLQKLFPPLLDALRELRSGMLLWQPPGPAPLALGLCTLQTTLLWFWSRTQKHLAAWAPGSFLLLTLKDLPPLLREAEALSSLASEESLALEVEQQLGLEIRKLTAQVQLLPEESLGLFFQECHKQATQDFELYMPRGRYWRHRLCPELPSIPSEYAGLVVRRILEPVLQGLQGLPPQAQAPALSQALTAILGAWLNHILTHGIRFSLQGALQLRQDFAVVRELLEEEQWGLSPELRQTLLMLSIFQQLDGALLCLLQQPLPKTQVHRRPSCCCACNDILNTDLPSSSLNSLESLEPPLQPGAPRAQTAQLLSTLWGGGPSPEAYLVGNQQAWLALRQHQHPRWHLPFLSCLGTSSES
- the CCDC142 gene encoding coiled-coil domain-containing protein 142 isoform X4; this translates as MAQASRSGGLLSPLATVPSLRAQPGGTVEEQWQSERAGALRRDVRGRPGLPAAGSIPCLDPRPGGAPGGQPCWVAPADAGEHREAGAAAWGREPAAGGPIPPALQRLRAVFLRLHREREQLLQARDCARRLQAAVRLLRILSPGVPPASPSPGPLPQLCRDLLPHPSRGAVLRSGLEETLEPLLLARPIGLAAQRLEATIEMQLRALGRAPASPGLSSQLADLLLALPAYHQLQGKALSHVPGAARPFPPARVLRLLTGERGCLVAGWLNEALGVSGLRDQLRRRCHEERELLPGLLGLMEGVACPVSPGLGLGGAGALWSQYWTLLWAACAQSLDLNLGPWKDPREAAQQLKNALGQASLPQECEKELASLCHNLIHQSLLWSWDQDALRELRSGMLLWQPPGPAPLALGLCTLQTTLLWFWSRTQKHLAAWAPGSFLLLTLKDLPPLLREAEALSSLASEESLALEVEQQLGLEIRKLTAQVQLLPEESLGLFFQECHKQATQDFELYMPRGRYWRHRLCPELPSIPSEYAGLVVRRILEPVLQGLQGLPPQAQAPALSQALTAILGAWLNHILTHGIRFSLQGALQLRQDFAVVRELLEEEQWGLSPELRQTLLMLSIFQQLDGALLCLLQQPLPKTQVHRRPSCCCACNDILNTDLPSSSLNSLESLEPPLQPGAPRAQTAQLLSTLWGGGPSPEAYLVGNQQAWLALRQHQHPRWHLPFLSCLGTSSES
- the CCDC142 gene encoding coiled-coil domain-containing protein 142 isoform X1, with protein sequence MAQASRSGGLLSPLATVPSLRAQPGGTVEEQWQSERAGALRRDVRGRPGLPAAGSIPCLDPRPGGAPGGQPCWVAPADAGEHREAGAAAWGREPAAGGPIPPALQRLRAVFLRLHREREQLLQARDCARRLQAAVRLLRILSPGVPPASPSPGPLPQLCRDLLPHPSRGAVLRSGLEETLEPLLLARPIGLAAQRLEATIEMQLRALGRAPASPGLSSQLADLLLALPAYHQLQGKALSHVPGAARPFPPARVLRLLTGERGCLVAGWLNEALGVSGLRDQLRRRCHEERELLPGLLGLMEGVACPVSPGLGLGGAGALWSQYWTLLWAACAQSLDLNLGPWKDPREAAQQLKNALGQASLPQECEKELASLCHNLIHQSLLWSWDQGFCQALGSAGRDQSSLPSSSSTTELLQKLFPPLLDALRELRSGMLLWQPPGPAPLALGLCTLQTTLLWFWSRTQKHLAAWAPGSFLLLTLKDLPPLLREAEALSSLASEESLALEVEQQLGLEIRKLTAQVQLLPEESLGLFFQECHKQATQDFELYMPRGRYWRHRLCPELPSIPSEYAGLVVRRILEPVLQGLQGLPPQAQAPALSQALTAILGAWLNHILTHGIRFSLQGALQLRQDFAVVRELLEEEQWGLSPELRQTLLMLSIFQQLDGALLCLLQQPLPKTQVHRRPSCCCACNDILNTDLPSSSLNSLESLEPPLQPGAPRAQTAQLLSTLWGGGPSPEAYLVGNQQAWLALRQHQHPRWHLPFLSCLGTSSES
- the CCDC142 gene encoding coiled-coil domain-containing protein 142 isoform X2, producing the protein MAQASRSGGLLSPLATVPSLRAQPGGTVEEQWQSERAGALRRDVRGRPGLPAAGSIPCLDPRPGGAPGGQPCWVAPADAGEHREAGAAAWGREPAAGGPIPPALQRLRAVFLRLHREREQLLQARDCARRLQAAVRLLRILSPGVPPASPSPGPLPQLCRDLLPHPSRGAVLRSGLEETLEPLLLARPIGLAAQRLEATIEMQLRALGRAPASPGLSSQLADLLLALPAYHQLQGKALSHVPGAARPFPPARVLRLLTGERGCLVAGWLNEALGVSGLRDQLRRRCHEERELLPGLLGLMEGVACPVSPGLGLGGAGALWSQYWTLLWAACAQSLDLNLGPWKDPREAAQQLKNALGQASLPQECEKELASLCHNLIHQSLLWSWDQGFCQALGSAGRDQSSLPSSSSTTELLQKLFPPLLDALRELRSGMLLWQPPGPAPLALGLCTLQTTLLWFWSRTQKHLAAWAPGSFLLLTLKDLPPLLREAEALSSLASEESLALEVEQQLGLEIRKLTAQVQLLPEESLGLFFQECHKQATQDFELYMPRELPSIPSEYAGLVVRRILEPVLQGLQGLPPQAQAPALSQALTAILGAWLNHILTHGIRFSLQGALQLRQDFAVVRELLEEEQWGLSPELRQTLLMLSIFQQLDGALLCLLQQPLPKTQVHRRPSCCCACNDILNTDLPSSSLNSLESLEPPLQPGAPRAQTAQLLSTLWGGGPSPEAYLVGNQQAWLALRQHQHPRWHLPFLSCLGTSSES